Proteins encoded by one window of Simiduia curdlanivorans:
- a CDS encoding alginate lyase family protein translates to MTVRHVAWLFGVWVLFSQSLLAQDLLAQNLAAQNPFAKNLLAKNLSTQTPLRLDTNALNHIRQAWQVGQAPYEAAVDDLLVEAEKLLGISAPTVTVEVEGLPKSSPNDYVSLAPYWWPNPNTKNGLPWVKQDGRRNPWVDEPRAPKAQWNKFANSVEVLALAFYYSEDKRFAQQAAHFIKVWMLDPATRMNPHLAFSQAVPGVAEGRSYGIIDTVLLPQVIDAFRLVNDAEYFSPAERAGVNQWFADFYHWLTTSSLGLEEQRAYNNHGTFYDLQVLALALHLGDKAAAETILTRVETRLDKQISATGAQAHELARSRPYWYSVYNLRAFAGIAALAKHVERDLWRYPHADNAQMIKALRYILARRGEVEWGGREEPSLEWSALTMIMLEAPIAVPDWQFPLAQKCFARALNKPDFAGDNFLPSDIFGPSKTCYY, encoded by the coding sequence ATGACAGTGCGTCACGTGGCTTGGCTGTTTGGCGTCTGGGTGTTATTCAGTCAAAGCCTATTGGCGCAAGATCTATTAGCGCAAAATCTAGCGGCGCAAAATCCTTTTGCGAAAAATCTTTTAGCGAAAAATCTATCGACACAAACGCCCTTGCGACTCGATACCAACGCATTAAATCATATTCGACAGGCGTGGCAAGTGGGGCAGGCGCCTTATGAAGCGGCTGTTGACGATCTATTGGTGGAAGCTGAAAAGTTGTTAGGGATCAGTGCGCCAACCGTGACGGTTGAGGTGGAAGGCTTGCCAAAATCAAGCCCGAATGACTATGTCAGCCTCGCGCCTTATTGGTGGCCCAACCCCAACACCAAGAATGGTTTGCCTTGGGTTAAGCAAGATGGTCGGCGCAATCCCTGGGTGGATGAGCCACGTGCGCCGAAAGCGCAATGGAATAAATTTGCTAACAGCGTAGAAGTTTTAGCGCTGGCTTTTTATTACAGCGAAGATAAACGCTTCGCCCAACAGGCGGCGCACTTTATCAAGGTGTGGATGTTAGATCCTGCCACACGCATGAATCCGCATCTCGCTTTTTCGCAGGCGGTGCCGGGCGTGGCCGAGGGCCGAAGCTACGGCATTATCGATACCGTACTATTGCCCCAGGTCATCGATGCCTTTCGCTTGGTAAATGATGCCGAGTATTTTTCACCGGCTGAACGCGCTGGCGTCAATCAATGGTTCGCCGATTTTTACCACTGGTTAACAACCAGCAGTTTAGGCCTGGAAGAGCAGCGCGCCTACAATAACCACGGCACTTTTTATGATTTGCAGGTGTTGGCTTTAGCCTTGCACCTGGGCGATAAAGCCGCAGCCGAGACCATCTTAACCCGAGTAGAAACGCGCTTGGACAAGCAAATTTCAGCGACGGGAGCCCAAGCCCACGAGCTGGCGCGCTCGCGGCCCTATTGGTATTCGGTCTATAACTTGCGCGCCTTTGCCGGTATTGCGGCATTGGCCAAACACGTCGAGCGCGATCTATGGCGTTATCCGCATGCCGACAATGCGCAGATGATAAAGGCTTTGCGTTATATTTTGGCGCGCCGTGGCGAAGTCGAATGGGGTGGGCGAGAGGAGCCCAGCTTAGAATGGAGCGCGCTCACCATGATTATGTTGGAGGCGCCTATCGCCGTGCCGGATTGGCAATTTCCGCTGGCGCAAAAATGTTTTGCGCGGGCTTTGAATAAACCAGACTTTGCTGGCGATAACTTCTTGCCTAGTGATATCTTCGGGCCAAGCAAGACCTGCTATTACTAG
- the kduD gene encoding 2-dehydro-3-deoxy-D-gluconate 5-dehydrogenase KduD, protein MSDYLAKQFSLAGKVAMVTGASRGLGKAMALGLGRAGASVLAVGSSVNSVQETVAQLNDEGITAWALGCDQADAGQVQTLFDEVQALTGRLDILVNNAGTIRRAPAVEFSDEDWAAVMDTNINGVFRMCRAAGKIMLGQGSGKIINIASLLSFSGGITVPAYAASKGAVAQLTKALANEWAQNNLQVNAIAPGYFATDNTENLRKDAARNASISARIPAGRWGQPEDLAGAAIFLASDAANYVNGHVMLVDGGWMAR, encoded by the coding sequence ATGAGCGATTATCTAGCAAAACAATTTAGCCTGGCCGGCAAAGTGGCGATGGTTACCGGCGCCAGCCGGGGCCTAGGCAAAGCCATGGCGCTTGGTTTAGGGCGCGCGGGCGCTAGCGTGTTGGCTGTGGGCTCCTCGGTCAACAGCGTGCAAGAAACGGTTGCGCAACTAAACGACGAGGGCATTACTGCTTGGGCGCTCGGTTGTGATCAAGCCGATGCTGGGCAAGTGCAAACCTTGTTCGATGAGGTGCAAGCGCTCACCGGCCGGTTGGATATTTTAGTGAATAATGCCGGCACCATTCGCCGCGCGCCGGCGGTGGAATTTTCCGACGAAGATTGGGCCGCGGTGATGGACACCAATATCAACGGTGTGTTTCGCATGTGTCGCGCGGCGGGGAAAATTATGCTCGGCCAAGGCAGCGGCAAAATTATAAACATTGCGTCGCTGTTAAGTTTTTCCGGTGGTATTACGGTGCCGGCTTATGCGGCCAGTAAAGGAGCCGTGGCGCAGTTAACCAAAGCCTTGGCGAACGAGTGGGCGCAAAATAATTTACAAGTGAATGCCATCGCGCCGGGTTATTTCGCCACCGATAACACGGAAAATTTGCGCAAGGATGCGGCGCGCAACGCCAGTATTAGCGCCCGTATTCCCGCCGGTCGCTGGGGCCAGCCCGAGGATCTCGCTGGCGCAGCCATTTTTCTCGCCTCCGATGCGGCCAACTATGTTAATGGCCACGTCATGTTGGTGGATGGCGGATGGATGGCGCGATGA
- a CDS encoding glycoside hydrolase family 88/105 protein: MNEKLWTFACLAGLLLGCNGEAPSDSHAKAADTAPLEGSLPIHWQQPVSYQAPGTEAKAYTTALDASAIKAVANQVADWQLAQYDLRSNMMRSEGRASGLPQGWMYATWQIGLLAWADASAQPAYEGAVINNAAANQWQLGPRLYHADDHAMGAVYLSLFERSGYAYQAAHLQQVFDQVLAAPLTSDLYFDDDNKVKHELAGRNFVDPACTDRWCWADAIFMAPPVWAQLARVTGDSKYLAFMDKEFWATTEYLYHPEEQLYLRDSRYFERKDSMGRLIYWGRGNGWVLAGIARLLAELPEDYSNKPRYLELFTAMANRLVVLQQADGSWPSSLLEIEQVSAPESSGTGLLVYALAWGVNQGILTDDKHRNAVQKGWASLVNSVHPNGKLGWVQQVAFAPGSATADDTQLYGTGALLLAAAEVLRFSESQTGAQQ, translated from the coding sequence ATGAACGAGAAACTTTGGACATTTGCCTGCCTTGCCGGCCTATTACTTGGCTGTAATGGGGAAGCCCCGAGCGACAGCCATGCCAAGGCTGCCGACACGGCACCCCTGGAGGGCAGTTTGCCTATTCATTGGCAGCAACCGGTGAGCTATCAAGCGCCGGGGACGGAAGCTAAAGCCTACACCACGGCGCTGGACGCCTCCGCCATCAAAGCCGTGGCCAATCAAGTGGCCGATTGGCAGCTGGCGCAATACGACCTGCGCAGCAATATGATGCGCAGTGAAGGCCGCGCCAGCGGTTTGCCCCAGGGCTGGATGTATGCCACCTGGCAAATTGGCTTGTTGGCATGGGCCGATGCCAGTGCGCAACCGGCCTATGAAGGTGCGGTTATCAATAACGCCGCTGCCAATCAATGGCAGCTAGGGCCAAGGCTCTATCACGCCGACGATCACGCCATGGGCGCGGTCTATCTCAGCCTGTTTGAGCGCTCCGGTTACGCCTATCAAGCTGCGCATTTGCAACAGGTGTTCGATCAAGTACTGGCGGCGCCGCTGACCAGTGACTTGTATTTTGATGACGATAATAAGGTCAAGCACGAACTGGCCGGTCGCAACTTTGTCGACCCCGCTTGTACCGATCGCTGGTGTTGGGCCGATGCGATTTTCATGGCGCCGCCCGTGTGGGCGCAACTGGCGCGCGTGACCGGCGACAGTAAATACTTGGCCTTCATGGATAAGGAATTTTGGGCCACAACGGAATATTTGTATCACCCGGAAGAGCAATTGTATTTGCGCGACAGTCGTTACTTTGAGCGCAAAGACAGCATGGGCCGGTTGATTTATTGGGGCCGAGGCAACGGCTGGGTACTCGCCGGTATTGCGCGGTTGCTGGCCGAGTTGCCTGAGGATTACAGCAACAAACCCCGTTACCTCGAGCTATTCACTGCGATGGCGAATCGATTGGTTGTGCTGCAGCAAGCCGACGGTAGCTGGCCCTCATCGCTACTTGAAATTGAACAGGTATCAGCGCCGGAATCGAGCGGCACAGGTCTGTTGGTTTATGCCCTAGCTTGGGGCGTAAACCAAGGCATTTTAACCGATGACAAACACCGCAACGCGGTGCAAAAAGGTTGGGCGTCGCTGGTAAACAGTGTGCACCCGAATGGCAAACTAGGGTGGGTACAGCAAGTCGCCTTCGCGCCGGGTTCGGCCACCGCCGATGACACCCAGCTCTACGGCACCGGTGCACTTTTACTGGCTGCGGCAGAAGTGCTGCGCTTTAGCGAAAGCCAAACGGGAGCGCAGCAATGA
- a CDS encoding DUF4861 family protein produces the protein MAKPFRPALRPSALALTLLLSAPAALANPSDVWHTLSFEAHNPLAQARNQALVCIDLKQIEGLDASKALPNIKAGQQWLKVGLFDCDGDQLSDSLAVHLDFAAKETQQLTVYWPSNGRAQAAANTPRKTQAELAMRVDGVANAEGQLQGGHYLALDALTLPSQHTIGDKLFKYEGLGWESSKVAYRWYFDNRSAIDIFGKQTPELVLDQIGQDHTDYHSLSHWGMDVLKVGPSLGLGGVASWSAQAGVNGVNRFGQAQAQILSAGDAAGVKLDYQHWQTQDGAVNLSAELWIQPNSTLTRVSSKSSADLSHWATGIVRHGLNTLSAKNTKGLWRYMATWGKQSLADDNLGMAIFYRAADLKKLTEDDYNHLAIFNGGATSLYYLAAYWRQSGIDSEANFQAELEAALARLNNPIAVKKLPAQSSTQPAKKP, from the coding sequence ATGGCCAAACCTTTTAGACCCGCGCTTCGGCCTTCTGCGCTGGCACTGACGCTTCTACTAAGCGCGCCCGCCGCCCTCGCCAACCCCAGTGATGTGTGGCATACACTCAGCTTTGAGGCCCACAACCCCTTAGCCCAAGCGCGGAATCAAGCCCTGGTGTGCATTGACCTGAAACAGATCGAAGGCCTTGACGCGAGCAAGGCGTTACCAAACATTAAAGCCGGCCAACAATGGCTTAAGGTGGGATTGTTTGACTGCGACGGCGATCAGCTAAGCGACAGCCTAGCCGTACATCTCGACTTTGCCGCCAAGGAAACCCAGCAGCTCACAGTGTATTGGCCCAGTAACGGCAGGGCGCAGGCCGCCGCAAATACGCCGCGCAAAACCCAAGCTGAGCTCGCCATGCGCGTCGACGGCGTGGCCAACGCCGAGGGCCAACTGCAAGGCGGTCACTACCTTGCCTTAGATGCCTTAACCTTGCCAAGCCAGCACACCATTGGCGACAAATTATTTAAGTATGAAGGCTTGGGCTGGGAGTCCAGTAAAGTCGCCTACCGCTGGTATTTCGACAACCGCTCCGCCATCGACATCTTTGGAAAGCAAACGCCGGAACTGGTGCTCGATCAAATCGGCCAAGACCATACCGACTATCACAGCCTGAGCCATTGGGGCATGGATGTATTAAAAGTCGGCCCATCCCTAGGCTTGGGCGGCGTGGCCAGTTGGTCGGCGCAGGCGGGCGTGAATGGCGTAAATAGATTCGGCCAAGCCCAGGCGCAAATTCTAAGCGCCGGTGACGCCGCCGGTGTGAAGCTCGATTATCAGCACTGGCAAACCCAAGACGGGGCGGTCAATCTAAGCGCCGAACTGTGGATACAACCCAACAGCACCTTAACCCGCGTCAGCAGCAAAAGCTCTGCCGATTTATCCCACTGGGCCACGGGCATAGTGCGCCACGGCTTGAACACACTTAGCGCAAAAAACACTAAAGGTCTCTGGCGCTACATGGCCACCTGGGGCAAGCAAAGCCTCGCCGACGACAACCTCGGCATGGCGATTTTTTACCGCGCAGCGGACCTGAAAAAATTAACCGAAGACGACTACAACCACCTCGCAATTTTTAACGGTGGCGCAACCAGTCTTTATTATTTAGCCGCCTACTGGCGCCAGTCGGGCATCGATTCAGAAGCCAACTTTCAAGCCGAGCTCGAGGCAGCGCTGGCGCGCCTAAACAACCCTATTGCGGTTAAAAAATTACCCGCTCAATCATCAACTCAGCCTGCGAAAAAACCCTAA
- the kduI gene encoding 5-dehydro-4-deoxy-D-glucuronate isomerase → MEFLNTADQVRYQRMTNAELREAFVVEALFAPGQLQLTYTDVDRAIVGSAVPTDSSLTLPTHKELASNYFCERRELGIINIGGAGFVSVDGEKHSMHKLDSLYVARGSESVSFASDDAANPAQFYWVSYPAHRVTKTLHIPQSKAKQVALGDLGSSNERVIYQSICPGIVDSCQLVMGITQLNKGSIWNTKPPHTHKRRTEVYMYFDLPDTERVFHFMGQPHETRALALAPRTAIASPSWSIHSGAGSCNYSFIWAMGGENQQFDDMDHLTLAEIG, encoded by the coding sequence ATGGAATTTTTAAATACCGCCGATCAAGTGCGCTACCAGCGCATGACTAATGCCGAATTGCGCGAGGCCTTCGTTGTAGAAGCCTTGTTTGCGCCAGGCCAACTGCAATTGACCTACACCGATGTGGATCGCGCCATTGTCGGCTCGGCCGTGCCCACCGATTCAAGCCTAACCTTGCCCACCCACAAGGAACTGGCCAGCAACTACTTTTGCGAGCGCCGCGAGCTCGGCATTATCAACATCGGTGGCGCCGGTTTTGTCAGCGTCGATGGCGAAAAGCACAGTATGCACAAGCTCGATAGCCTGTACGTGGCGCGCGGCAGCGAAAGCGTCAGCTTTGCCAGTGACGATGCCGCCAACCCAGCACAATTTTACTGGGTTAGCTACCCAGCCCATCGCGTCACCAAAACCCTTCACATACCACAAAGCAAAGCCAAGCAAGTGGCACTGGGCGATCTCGGCAGCAGCAACGAGCGCGTCATATATCAATCCATTTGCCCCGGTATCGTCGACAGTTGTCAGCTGGTGATGGGTATTACCCAGCTCAACAAAGGCAGCATATGGAACACCAAACCGCCGCACACCCATAAACGCCGCACCGAGGTGTATATGTACTTCGACCTGCCCGACACCGAGCGCGTGTTTCACTTTATGGGCCAACCGCACGAAACCCGCGCACTGGCGCTGGCGCCACGCACCGCCATCGCATCACCCAGCTGGTCCATCCACTCCGGCGCCGGCAGCTGTAATTACAGCTTCATCTGGGCCATGGGTGGGGAAAACCAGCAATTTGACGATATGGACCACCTGACCTTGGCCGAAATAGGCTAA
- the uxuA gene encoding mannonate dehydratase: MQETWRWFGPDDAITLRHIAQAGATGIVSALHHIPTGEVWPLAEIQARKDEIERAGLTWSVIESIPVHNNIKARSHDFQRMIDNYCQSIRNAGAAGVTTVCYNFMPVVDWTRTNLSYSLPNQSQALRFEMTDFAAYDVYVLQRLGAEKSYQPEVLAKAKARIDAMSDVEIELLERNIIAGLPGGEGSHDRASVKQTLQQFIDLGNDGFRQNLFDFLQVIIPVAEEAGVKMCIHPDDPPFSLFGLPRVVSTADDARAILEACPSPSNGLTLCAGSYGARCDNNLVEMAQEFGPAIHFVHLRNVVREADGSFYESDHLAGDNDMVGLIHALLSEENRRRAEESHYAPIPMRPDHGHLMADEVGTPGVRPGYSYLGRLKGLAELRGVIHALSYQFK; this comes from the coding sequence ATGCAAGAAACCTGGCGCTGGTTTGGACCGGACGACGCTATCACCCTAAGGCACATTGCTCAGGCGGGTGCTACCGGCATTGTCTCCGCACTCCACCATATTCCCACAGGCGAGGTCTGGCCCTTGGCTGAGATTCAGGCGCGCAAAGACGAGATTGAACGCGCAGGCCTTACCTGGTCTGTGATTGAGAGCATTCCGGTGCACAACAACATCAAGGCGCGCAGCCACGATTTCCAGCGCATGATCGATAATTATTGCCAATCTATCCGCAACGCAGGTGCGGCTGGCGTTACCACCGTGTGCTACAACTTTATGCCCGTAGTGGATTGGACCCGCACTAATTTAAGTTATTCACTACCCAACCAAAGCCAAGCACTGCGCTTTGAGATGACCGACTTCGCCGCCTACGATGTGTACGTATTACAGCGACTAGGAGCCGAAAAAAGTTATCAGCCAGAGGTATTGGCGAAAGCCAAAGCGCGCATCGATGCCATGAGCGATGTCGAAATTGAATTGCTTGAGCGCAATATCATCGCCGGTTTACCCGGTGGCGAAGGCTCCCATGATCGCGCCAGCGTTAAACAAACACTGCAGCAATTTATCGACTTGGGTAACGACGGTTTCCGGCAAAACTTGTTTGATTTTTTACAGGTAATTATCCCCGTGGCCGAAGAGGCCGGGGTGAAAATGTGCATTCACCCCGATGATCCACCATTCTCATTATTCGGCTTGCCGCGTGTGGTTTCCACCGCCGACGATGCCCGCGCTATTCTCGAAGCTTGCCCCAGCCCGTCTAATGGTCTGACCCTGTGCGCCGGTTCTTATGGTGCCCGGTGCGACAATAACTTGGTGGAGATGGCGCAGGAGTTTGGCCCAGCCATTCACTTTGTGCATTTGCGCAATGTGGTGCGCGAGGCCGACGGCTCCTTTTACGAGTCCGATCACTTGGCTGGCGACAACGACATGGTGGGTTTAATCCATGCACTCTTATCAGAAGAGAATCGCCGGCGCGCCGAAGAAAGTCACTACGCGCCTATTCCCATGCGCCCAGACCACGGCCACCTAATGGCCGACGAAGTAGGCACGCCGGGGGTTAGGCCTGGCTATTCGTACCTAGGTCGTTTGAAGGGTTTGGCCGAGCTACGCGGCGTGATTCACGCCTTGAGTTATCAATTCAAGTAA
- the uxaC gene encoding glucuronate isomerase, which translates to MALLHPNRLFSPNSVTRGIARELYQTVKDLPIISPHGHTDPAWFALNENFPNPAELIIKPDHYVFRMLYSQGIDLTQLGIGADVEPQAVWKLFADHYYLFRGTPSRMWLDFIFEQAFGLDVALTPDTAEHYYQHINTLLNQDSFKPRALFERFNIELLATTESPLDNLAHHKTIMDSDWNGRVITAFRPDNVVDPEQPKFAASIQTLGQITGEDTSNYAGYLNALRNRRAFFKAHGATSTDHGHPTALTADLAPDLAEKLFAGALKSELTPQQAELFRAQMLTEMALMSLDDGLVMQLHPGCHRNHNSAVLERFGRDKGADLPVQTEYVAALKPLLNKLGNHPDFNIIVFTLDETSYSRELAPLAGHYPALKLGPAWWFHDSPEGMRRYREQVTETAGFYNTVGFNDDTRAFLSIPARHDVARRMDCNFLAGWVADHRLQLNEAAELAIDLSYKLAKKAYKL; encoded by the coding sequence GTGGCGCTTTTACACCCAAATCGTTTATTTTCACCGAATAGCGTCACCCGCGGTATCGCCCGGGAACTTTATCAAACTGTGAAGGATCTGCCGATCATCAGCCCGCACGGCCACACAGATCCCGCTTGGTTCGCGCTCAATGAAAATTTTCCCAATCCTGCGGAACTGATCATTAAGCCAGACCACTATGTGTTTCGCATGCTGTATAGCCAAGGCATCGATCTCACCCAACTGGGTATAGGTGCAGATGTGGAGCCTCAAGCGGTGTGGAAGCTCTTTGCCGATCACTATTATTTATTCCGTGGCACACCGTCGCGCATGTGGCTCGACTTTATATTTGAACAGGCTTTTGGTTTAGATGTTGCCTTAACGCCCGACACGGCAGAGCACTACTATCAGCACATTAATACATTATTGAACCAAGATAGCTTCAAACCGAGAGCGCTATTCGAACGCTTTAACATCGAACTGCTGGCCACCACCGAGTCGCCGCTCGATAATCTTGCGCATCATAAAACCATCATGGACAGCGACTGGAACGGCCGCGTTATTACCGCCTTCCGCCCCGACAACGTGGTTGATCCCGAGCAGCCAAAGTTTGCCGCCAGCATCCAAACCCTAGGTCAAATAACCGGTGAAGACACCAGCAATTACGCAGGCTATTTAAACGCACTGCGCAACCGTCGCGCGTTTTTCAAAGCCCATGGTGCCACGTCTACTGACCACGGCCACCCCACCGCGTTAACTGCAGACCTTGCCCCGGACCTTGCGGAAAAATTGTTTGCCGGCGCCTTAAAAAGCGAGCTAACCCCCCAGCAGGCGGAGTTATTTCGCGCACAAATGCTAACCGAAATGGCGCTGATGAGTTTGGACGACGGGTTGGTGATGCAATTGCACCCAGGTTGCCATCGCAATCACAATAGCGCTGTGCTCGAACGTTTCGGCCGCGATAAGGGCGCCGACTTGCCGGTGCAAACCGAATACGTTGCCGCATTAAAGCCACTGCTCAATAAGCTCGGCAACCATCCTGACTTTAATATAATTGTGTTCACCTTAGATGAAACCAGCTACAGCCGCGAACTCGCGCCGCTAGCCGGCCATTACCCGGCACTCAAACTCGGCCCGGCCTGGTGGTTTCACGATAGCCCAGAAGGTATGCGCCGCTATCGCGAGCAAGTCACCGAAACAGCAGGGTTTTATAACACCGTTGGCTTTAACGACGACACGCGCGCATTTTTATCTATCCCGGCACGTCACGATGTGGCGCGGCGCATGGATTGTAATTTTCTCGCCGGCTGGGTGGCTGATCACCGCTTGCAACTCAATGAAGCGGCCGAGCTCGCCATCGACCTCAGCTACAAGCTCGCTAAAAAAGCCTACAAGTTATAA